ACCTGTTGATCCAGTCCGGGCGGACCATCGACGCCATCGCTATCGACGGCTGGCGAGCCGACATTGGCTACCCGGAGGATCGTGACGCAGCCGAGGAACGCATAGAAGAAGACCTCGAGACACCGACGGCCTAAGGGTTCGCCTTCTTCAGTGCGGTATTCGTCTGTCTTTCTTTGAGCAGCGAGAGAGTCCTGTCATTCACGGCGGCTCCAATACTCAAGGACTTCTGACAGGAGCCACAAACCTTTGATTAGCTCAACGGGTATGCACCCGGATAGTACCGTTCGTACGTTTGCAGAGTAGAACTACGGCTCGTCCGGACGCGGCGCGTTCTCGTACTTGACCATTTTCTCGGGCTTTTCGGTGATCGATTCGTAGATCCGTTGGAGCGTCTCTTCGGCCGCGAGGAGGTTGTGGGCCTCGAGGAATTCACGGCCCTCGTCGGTGAGTCCATAGAACTTCCAGGGGTAGCCCTGTGGGCGCTTATCGTCGTCGAGCACGACCTCTTTAACGATACCAGAGTCGATCAACTTCTGGATGTGCTTATAGACGGTGGCATCGCTGACGCTGGGGTTGAGCGCCTCGAGTTCGTACATCGAGGGGAGCTGGTCGGGATGCTGGTGGCTGCTGTTGATGAGCGCAAATTGAGTTTGCTGGGTGGCATAACCCTGCCGAGGAACATTTGATCTATTGATGATCAACCCGCTATAATGAGGGCAAGTTGCACAGTCTTGCCGCTGATAAAGGTAAAGATTATTAATATGTTCGCGAAAGAGCACCCAATATGAGACAGATCGCTGATAGGGCGCGCGTGTATCTGTGGCCAAACCGCCGAAAATTGGAGTTAGTGGTTGTCCTCGGATCGGTGTTTCTTTTTGTTATCTACCAGTTCGTAGATAGGGCATCCTATATTAATTTCACTATTGAGCAGAACATCCTCCTCATTTGTATTTTCATTCTGTTGTTTTTGGAAGGAATGGCTACGGAACTCACGAGAGCAACGGACCAGATTCGAAACGACGTCTCTATTATTCCTGGCCAGGGCCAGGGGAGCAAATCAAATCTCAAACGGACACTCTCTGATTATATAGCGTCTTACAGACCAAATGAGGTGAAAATGATTGAGTACAGCTCGTCAACGGTCGATTCTATCATCGAAGATGCTGTCCGCGAAGGCGCAGAAATCAAATTGCTACTGAAACACCCAGATAGCACGATTCCAAAGAACCAGCCAGATAAGATACTCAACCAGGTAAAAAGTCTCCATTCTGATTTAAATGGCTATCAAAATATGGAAATTCGATTCTACAGACAACCAGCGGGCTTACGAGCAAGGAAATTTGATAACGATCTTATCAACTGTGGCTGGTATACTTATCAGTACGATGAAATACGTGGCACACACCTCAAAGGGCATACTAACCCAACTGTTTTATTGTCGGCCGAGGAAACTGAAGAATACAGATACATGGAAGACCTGTTTGACCGAATATTTATCAATTTATGGGAGAACGCGACTACCTTAGAAGAGATCTATGAAAATGATGAAGAATATACTGGCGAAGCAGTATTGGCATTCCGTAGATGGGTAGACCAGAAAGGATGTGAAAACTGGGTTAAATCTTTGTCTGGTAATAGAATTAACACGGCTGAACTCCACGCATGATTGATCAGAAGGTAGCACTTGTGACTGGAGCGGGACAGGGAATCGGTGCGGCAATCGCTGAAAAACTCTCCAGCGAAGGATACACGGTAGTCGTAAACGATGTCGATACGGATAAAGCACAAATAGTGGCTGAGCGAATCGACAACTCCGCTATCGAAACCATGCCAGTAGTCGCAGATGTCTCTTCTAAGTCAGAGGTTGAGAAGCTGGTATCGAGGGTTATTGACACTTTCGGCCGTATCGATGTTCTTGTTAACAATGCTGGTGTCCAGACGATTGCACCATTTTTGGACCTGAAAGAGAGCGAGTGGGATCAGGTATTGGATACCAATTTGAAAGGTGTGTTTCTTCTTACTCAGCAGGTGGCATCTACGATGATTGACAACGGTATCGAAGGAAATGTTGTAAATATCACTAGTATACACCAGGATATTCCAAGAAAAGAGAAGAATCACTACGACGCATCAAAAGCCGGTGCATGGATGTTGACACAAGAGATTGCGCTCGAACTGGCAGAATACGGTATTAACGTGAACGCAGTAGCACCTGGTGCTATCCAAACTCCAATGAACAGGGAAATAATGGAATCCGATGAGTTACGCGAAGAGGTCAATGCCAAAACTCCATGGAACCGGATGGGCAAGCCAGAGGAGGTTGCCGATATTGTCGCATTTCTAGCGTCGGATACGGCGGAATATGTTACTGGCAGTTATCTCAGAGTTGATGGCGGTCGTAGTCTGGTGTGACGACTAACCCCTCCCACTAGGTGGTAGCAATTATTGTGCGAACGCGCTCTGCTCGCTCAGACGCCTCTTTCACAGAAGTTGCTTCAGCATAGACTCGCACAAACGGTTCTGTACCACTTGGCCGAACAAGAATCCACCCATCATCGAGGTCTACACGGTAGCCATCCATCGTCGTAACCGGTCCATCAGCCGTTTCTGCCCATGTCGACGCACGTGAAAGAATTTTATCACGGTCTGCTGTAGTATCGTATGGAATGTTCTTCCGTCGCAGATAATAACCATCGTACGGAGCAACGACCGTACTGGCTGAACGCCCGGCTATCAACTGAAGGAATTTTGCCGCCACATAGCCACCGTCGCGGTTCAGACGGTGATTCGGATAAATTATCCCACCATTCCCTTCACCTGCTATTGAAACTGATTCTCCCTCGTTTTGAATAGCCTTTACGCGACTCAAGATGTAGCTATTGCCAATTGGTGTGTATTCAATTGAGGCATCATTCTTCCTGACGACATCCGCTAGTCTCTGTGAGGTATTAAATGCAGTTACAACAGTGTCACCTGGAGAGAGCTCAGCGTCAGCAAGTGCTGCAAGTGCCGTATCCCCTTCTATGAAATCCCCGTTCTCGTCCACGAAAATCACTCTATCCGCATCACCATCATGGGCAATTCCCAGGTCAGCGCCAATGGCAGGAACTGTTCGTATTAAATCACTAAGGCCCTCTTCGGTCGGTTCCGGATTCCGTCCCGGGAAGTTCCCATCAGGGTGCGTATTGAGTGTTATAACCTTACAACCCAGCATTTGGAGTAGAGTTGGTGATGTTAATGCACCTGCGCCATGGCCGGCGTCAAGGACCACTAATGGACGTTGATTCTCTATAACCGAACTATCTATTTCTGAAATAACACTCTCTATATATTCAGTATTTGCATCTTTGACTCGGTAGACCTGGCCGATCTCATTCCATTCAGGAACTGATAACTCATCTGATCCCATCATCTCTCTAACTGCTTTCACTGAATTTCGTTCAAGAACCATTCCACGAGGACCAATCAGTTTTATCCCATTATACTCTGGCGGATTATGGGATGCCGTAATCTGTAGCGCCGGGGTTGTATTCACTTCGGCAAATCGTTGAATAGAAGGGGTGGGTACCACACCGAGCCGGGTGACGTTCACCCCAGAACTTCTCAGACCAACTACAGCTGCGTCTGCAAGCATCTCTCCTGTTAATCGAGTATCGCGGCCGACTGCAATGTGGTTAGTATCTAAATACGCTGCTGTAGCCTTACTGATACGCATGATGAACTCTGGCGAGATCTCCTTATTGGCAATCCCTCGAGCACCCATTCGACCAAATGTCATGCCAGACACTCTTATGGGGACTATCAAATCCATTTCGGCCGGTAAGTACCACTAGCACGGTTCGGAATGGCCAAGAGGATGATGGCACTGTCTCTGCATCCACGAAAAATTGCTGTTGGCGACCTGAGCGAGATTCGTAAGAACGAGAATGGCGAGTCTCGGAACTGAGGTCGGAGTAGAAACAAGAAACTCCACGGGTGGGAGTTTGACTGCTTCACGAACTTGCTCGAATACAAGGCCGAGGAACACAGCACCCTCGTTGACTGTGTTTCGGAGCGAGATACGTCGAAGACGTGTTCGTGTTGTGGGCGCAAGCGTGATGCGAATCGTGTAGAGCGTAGGTTATACGTCTGTGATTTGTGCGGCGTGGTAATGAACGCGGATGTAAACAGTGCGGTGAACATCAGAAGCAGGATAACTCAGAGTCCTCCGACGGAGGATAGGGTAACGGTCGGTTGGCACGGTCAGTAGCCTACCTGTTCAATCAAACCTCGGGGCATTTCGCACCGAGCGAACAGGCCGGTTGCAAACCGTAATATCTCAACACTGAACAAATCGGAGATTTGCGAGGGACGCGAATCTTCGATTCGCTTGACCCGGGATCCTCGCGCTTCAGCGCAGGGGGATATCAAACCCTCAACTGATACTATCTCTAACATCTGATTTTCAATCTCGTAGCCTCCCTCCCCACCTTCGAAACTCCACTTCAAATGCATCGTTCTAATGGTTGAAATCGCAATGTATAGTGATTTATCGGCGTCTTCTCGTAGAATCAAGCGGATGTGACTCCGCTAGACGAGTAGAGGAGGTGCTCTCGGCTATCACCGCTCGCTCTCCACGCTCGGATGTGGCTCGCTAGGGATGTGTTTGAGATAGCCGTCTCTGTCTTCCTCACCGAAGTACTCGTTGAACAGGGCCGTCGCCCATTCGTAGCTCGTGTAACCGTCAAGGTGATGGGCGCCGCCGGCAACCGCCCAGTACGTCACCTTGTGTTCGACCAAGACACGGTCTTTCAACCGCGAGAGCGCGGTACTGACTGCGCCTTCTCCAGGGCCAGTCTGGGAGGCAATTTCGCTTGCTTTGAACGCATAGTCCTCGTGTGCCACAAGAAACCCAAGAACCTAATCCGAAGTGGAAACGTCCTCGAGTTCACCGTCGCTCGCATTCTCGAAGGTGGCTTGATCGATGGACATGGTAAACGGGATACGATGTCCAGCGTGAAGCTGGTCGCTTGTGGTGTACCTATCCGACGAGAGGGGTAAACGGGATACGATGTCTAGTATGTAGGGTGTTAGATTTGAAATCCACGTAACCACTGAAAGCGATGACGTCGGCGGGTATCGAGCCATGAGTAATTTACCTGCAAAGGAGTGCTCACGCCGTGTCGATCTCGGGGATCACGAACCGGAGGTAGTAGGCCTCACGGGTGTACGCGGCGTCCATCGACGGAGCGCTGTCCTGGACATACACGTGCGTGTCGACGAGTTCCTCGTCGTAGTGGACGATCAGATCGCCCGTTTGGGCCGACCCCGTATTCTGGACGTCGCCAATGGCCAGCGCGCCGTACAGTTCGAGTTCGCCGTGCATGTACAGGGTCGATTCGGAAGCGTGGATGTACCCCGTTAGTGAGATAGTATCGGGCTCGGCGCGTTCGCCCCGTCGTTCTTCGCCCGCCTGGATATCACCGACGGCGAAGACCTGCACGGCGGACGCCCGATGGGGGTTGCCGGCAGTTTCGATCCGGACGTCATCGCCTAGGTCGAGATTGCCGGTCACATACACCCGGAGATCCTCTTCGGCGACGATCGTCGTGTTCTCGAGGGTGAGATTGCCAGCGACGAACAGCGAGGTATCATCGGCCAGGCGGAGGGTCTCATCCCTAACCTCGAGGTCGTCGCTCGTGTGGTACGACCCGCCGGCTTCGAGGGGAGTCAGGTCCGACGTTCCGAGCTGGGCGCCCTGGGTCGACTCCTGTGCGGCGATGACGTCGCCCGTGGGCACCGGCACGGAGACGTTGTCGGCGTACTCGACGACCTGGTCGTCCTCGAGCCAGGGGCCGGGATTGATCGACTCACTGGAGATGGCACGTTCGATCTGCAGGTCGACTGTGCCCCCACCGCCTGCCGCAAAGTCGAGCGCGTTCGGCGAGCGAATCGTCGCGTTGGCCCCGCGATTGCCACCACCATAGGCCCCCGCCGAGGAGACGTAGCTGTCGACCTGCAGGCGGTCGATCTCGCCGACCGTCACACCCCCTGTCTCGCCGAACGCGATCGCCGAGGAAACGGTCGGCGGCCGTGGCGCGTTCCCCCCTTCGAAGACCACCTCGACGGTCTCAGCATCGACCAGCCGCGCATCACCGCTCCCTTCGAGCGCCTCGTACCAGGCCGGCGCGTACTCGCTGTGAACGGTGAGGGTCACGTTGGCGGTCGGATCATCGACCCGAATCGCCGTCGTCCCCGTCCGCTCGAGGTCGCCAGAAAACCGCTCGCCGGCAAGTCGCGGCACCGTGACCTGCGTCGACCGAGCGTGCGTCTCGACGGCCGGCTGTCCGATTGCTCGACCATCCTGCACCACGAGGCCGCCTTCGTACACCAGGTCGTCGGTCACCAGTCGCCCCATCGACTCGTTGTATGCCTCCTGGCCGTCCACCGTGATGACGAGCCGCCCACCCTCGACCCGGTCGTACGGTTCCTCGAGGCCGACTGCCTGGCGATCGCCTTCACCCAGCGAGGCAATCTCGTGGGCGACCGTCTGCATCTCGAGGCGATCCCGCTCTGTCTCGGCTTCGTCTTGCACTAGCTCTAACCCGCTGACTCCCACCGTCGCAATCGCCGTTGCTCCCACCAGTACCATCCCAAAGAGGAGAACGACCCCGAGAACCTCCGTCTGTGCACGCCCCATGGCGTGTCAGCCCAACGGTGGTATACATACACATTATGGCGAGTTTAACATTCTGCAAATCGAATGGGTTGCCTAACCGACGGGGTAACACGGGTAGGCGGCCAAATGGACTGTCCAGGACGCTCGAGCGACGCACCGACCTAACTACGAATCCGGATCGACGAGTTCTGCCTGCCCGGCGGTCCCTTCGACCTCGGTCACGCGGACGGTCGCCTGGATGCCCATCACTTCTTCCTCGAGAAAGAGAACGAATCCACCGTCAGTCTTGCACACGAGCGTCCCGTCGGGCTTCTCGTCGACGATGTCGACGGTTAGTTCGTCGCCCGGTTCGGGCTTTCCACCGAGGGGTTCGCCACATCGCCAGCACTCCGTATCGTACGCTGGCGTGCCTTCAGGCGCGTTGTTCGCGCCGCACCTCGGCGTATCACATTTGATGAACGTCTCGTGTTCGCCTGGTAGATAACGTCCCACGCCACCACTGTCGAGAGCCAGGAGCAAAAAGGTCGTTCATTCCTCGAAGCGTCTCTGTGCTCGCCCGTAGATCGGTACTTCTGGCCAATCCCTGTTCTCGGCGAGGTGCTCGAGCAAATCGAGACCATAACCGGATTCCACTGCTACGCTCACGGCGGATTGGTAAATGAATTTAATCGACTTTCGTCACCATGATCGTAGGCGGCTCGCCACATTGCGTGGACTGCCCGTGTGACGAGTGACACCTCCTCGACGGTAATACACGAGGGCTCTGCGGTCACACCCTGAACAGGTGGATGGAAGTGTTTCTCGGGAGAGTGGGTATTGGGATGGCGATCGAATCGCCAGTTGACTTCATCGGTGTCGACGTAGTGGAACGAATACATTCCGCGCTCGCTCCACTGGACATCGAGACGCGCGCCGTCAGCTGCTCCGATCCCGTCACCAAGTTCGATGTGGAGTTCGGTCGGAGCGATGGGATCATCGTAGGACGTCTCGTCGACGAGCGGCTCGAGCGTGCGCCAGAGGTCGCGAATCCGTCGAAGCGCGGGAAGGTAGATCGGACCGAACTCGCCGGCGCGATCAGCCCCTGTCATGCAGTGAGCTGCTGGCTCGCCTCGCTGTATGCGAGGGCCGCCTGTGCGATAGAGAGGTTCTGCCGAGTGGTGCGCCACGTACTCAGGTCCTCCCATCCCTGCCCATCGTCGGCGTCGAGTTCACGTGCGAGTTCCTCGGGCGAAACGACGTCGTACTGGTCTTCGTACCGGCGAATCTCCCGTTTCATCCGTTTGATGCCGTCGAGCAACTCCTCACGAGTCGTTTCGCGTCGAAGCTCGCGAATACGGGTCATGAGTACACGGTCGGCGTTCCGTTTGTAGATCGTCGATCGCCCCTCCTGCTCGGCTTCGGCAAAGCCAGTGTTGACGAGCGCCTTACAGTGGCGACGCGCCGTCGGCTCGCTAACGAGCGCTCGCTCGGCGATGTCGGCCGCTGACTGTCCGTCGTGGGTCTGTTCGACGACCTCGTAGACGCGTTCGAACGGCGTCGTCTCGGCCTTCCACTTCGCTTTGACGTGCTTGTTGAGGTCGTTCCACGTCTCCTCAGTCATAGTCTCACGTACGACTCGGGAGGACAAATAGTTTCCTCAGAAAATAATTCTTTTTCCGTGGCCTCGAGCAGCTGCGTTCACGCGATCGCGGGATCGTATCTAGACTATCACGGAAACGACCGTCCCGCCGACAATCGCCAATCCGCCGAGACCGAAACAGACCGCCCAGAAGGGCACTCGCTCGACGACTCGCATGAGGGCGTCGATGGTCAGGTACCCCACGATCCCGCTCACCACCAGCGCGACTACAGCTGGCACGGGCGCAATCCCGGGCAGCCCACCAGCGCCGACCATCGTCAGCGCCGCCGCGCCGAGACTCGCCGGAATCGACAACAAAAACGACAGCCGAAACGCCGCAGGCGGCTCGTAACTCCGGAACAACAGGGCGCTCGTGGTCATCCCCGAACGTGAAATCCCGGGCAGGATGGCGAGGCCCTGGACGGCGCCCACCAGGATCGAATCCACCAGCGTCGGCTCCTCGCGGGTGCCCATCGAGACGGACTCGAGGCGCAACTGAATTACCCCAGTCAGAATCAGGAGGACGCCGATCAGGCCGATGAACACCCCACCCGTCAGCTGGCCCGCAAAATCGACGGCGAAGATATACAGCGGAATCCCTACCAGGCCGGTCATCATCGAAGCAAGCACGATGTAGGAGGCGAGCGCGTTCTCGCCCTCGTAGGCCTGGTCGGGTCGCCACCCGGGCACCGACTCGAGCGCCACCCAAATCTCCTCGCGATAGTACGTCGCCGCCGAGAGGGTCGTCCCGACCTGCAAGAACAGCGCCAGCTGGAGCGCCACGCCGGGGTCGGTGCCGACGAGGGTCAGAAAGAGCGAGAGGTTGCCCTGACTGGAGACCGGCAGCCACTCGACGACGCCCTGGACGATCCCGGCGAGAATCGCGACGAGCAACTCGAGGTCCGACTCCGCGACGGCAACGAACGCCCCCATGTCGTGGCTGACTCTCGAGTGGACACACAAGACCGTTTACATTCTCTGTTCCGTTTACCTGAATTGAGGCGCTAAGGCCCCTTCCTCAAGGAGCGACCGAAGGGAGCGAGTAGGGAGGGGATACAGCGCCGCACGAGTATCAAACACGTCCACCGCTCGGCCCACAGGCCCATGCAATCACAACCCTTATTTGTGTAGTTTGTGTATATTGTGGTGTGGCCACGCGCAAGAACATCTCTCTCCGCGACGACCAAGCTGAGTGGGTCGAGGAGAACCACCTCAACCTCTCGTCGTTCGTCCAGGAGAAACTTGACGAACTCATCGAAGAACGCTCGTGAACTACAATTACAGGTATCGACTCCGACCGTCCGACGCTCTCGAAGCGCAGTTAGCGTGGACTGTCGATACCTGTAGACAGGTCTACAACCACTTCCTCCACCGACTCAACCGCACCGACGAAACCTCGATATACAGCGAACAGAAACTCTTGCCGAGCCTCAAGAAGTGGTGGAACGACCTGAAAAGCGTTCACTCGAAAGTGCTTCAGAAGGTCGTTCAGCGGTTGTACGACAACCTCTCGACGCTTCGCGGACGGAAAGAGAACGGCCACCGCGTCGGGACGCTCAACTGGAAGGCACCGGGCGAGTACCGCAGTTTCACCTACAGTCAATCCGGCTTCAAGCTCAAGACCACGAGCGGTCGGACCCGACTGTGGCTCTCGAAACTCGGAGAAATCCCGCTCACCTTCCACCGTGATCTTCCCGACGACGCCGAAATCAAGACCGTCACGGTCAAGCAGGAACCCATCGGGAAGTGGTACGCCATC
This region of Natronosalvus halobius genomic DNA includes:
- a CDS encoding MarR family winged helix-turn-helix transcriptional regulator, producing the protein MIINRSNVPRQGYATQQTQFALINSSHQHPDQLPSMYELEALNPSVSDATVYKHIQKLIDSGIVKEVVLDDDKRPQGYPWKFYGLTDEGREFLEAHNLLAAEETLQRIYESITEKPEKMVKYENAPRPDEP
- a CDS encoding SDR family NAD(P)-dependent oxidoreductase, producing MIDQKVALVTGAGQGIGAAIAEKLSSEGYTVVVNDVDTDKAQIVAERIDNSAIETMPVVADVSSKSEVEKLVSRVIDTFGRIDVLVNNAGVQTIAPFLDLKESEWDQVLDTNLKGVFLLTQQVASTMIDNGIEGNVVNITSIHQDIPRKEKNHYDASKAGAWMLTQEIALELAEYGINVNAVAPGAIQTPMNREIMESDELREEVNAKTPWNRMGKPEEVADIVAFLASDTAEYVTGSYLRVDGGRSLV
- the glmM gene encoding phosphoglucosamine mutase; this translates as MTFGRMGARGIANKEISPEFIMRISKATAAYLDTNHIAVGRDTRLTGEMLADAAVVGLRSSGVNVTRLGVVPTPSIQRFAEVNTTPALQITASHNPPEYNGIKLIGPRGMVLERNSVKAVREMMGSDELSVPEWNEIGQVYRVKDANTEYIESVISEIDSSVIENQRPLVVLDAGHGAGALTSPTLLQMLGCKVITLNTHPDGNFPGRNPEPTEEGLSDLIRTVPAIGADLGIAHDGDADRVIFVDENGDFIEGDTALAALADAELSPGDTVVTAFNTSQRLADVVRKNDASIEYTPIGNSYILSRVKAIQNEGESVSIAGEGNGGIIYPNHRLNRDGGYVAAKFLQLIAGRSASTVVAPYDGYYLRRKNIPYDTTADRDKILSRASTWAETADGPVTTMDGYRVDLDDGWILVRPSGTEPFVRVYAEATSVKEASERAERVRTIIATT
- a CDS encoding DUF7289 family protein, translating into MGRAQTEVLGVVLLFGMVLVGATAIATVGVSGLELVQDEAETERDRLEMQTVAHEIASLGEGDRQAVGLEEPYDRVEGGRLVITVDGQEAYNESMGRLVTDDLVYEGGLVVQDGRAIGQPAVETHARSTQVTVPRLAGERFSGDLERTGTTAIRVDDPTANVTLTVHSEYAPAWYEALEGSGDARLVDAETVEVVFEGGNAPRPPTVSSAIAFGETGGVTVGEIDRLQVDSYVSSAGAYGGGNRGANATIRSPNALDFAAGGGGTVDLQIERAISSESINPGPWLEDDQVVEYADNVSVPVPTGDVIAAQESTQGAQLGTSDLTPLEAGGSYHTSDDLEVRDETLRLADDTSLFVAGNLTLENTTIVAEEDLRVYVTGNLDLGDDVRIETAGNPHRASAVQVFAVGDIQAGEERRGERAEPDTISLTGYIHASESTLYMHGELELYGALAIGDVQNTGSAQTGDLIVHYDEELVDTHVYVQDSAPSMDAAYTREAYYLRFVIPEIDTA
- a CDS encoding TRAM domain-containing protein; the protein is MGRYLPGEHETFIKCDTPRCGANNAPEGTPAYDTECWRCGEPLGGKPEPGDELTVDIVDEKPDGTLVCKTDGGFVLFLEEEVMGIQATVRVTEVEGTAGQAELVDPDS
- a CDS encoding winged helix-turn-helix domain-containing protein, with the translated sequence MTEETWNDLNKHVKAKWKAETTPFERVYEVVEQTHDGQSAADIAERALVSEPTARRHCKALVNTGFAEAEQEGRSTIYKRNADRVLMTRIRELRRETTREELLDGIKRMKREIRRYEDQYDVVSPEELARELDADDGQGWEDLSTWRTTRQNLSIAQAALAYSEASQQLTA
- a CDS encoding undecaprenyl-diphosphate phosphatase, which codes for MGAFVAVAESDLELLVAILAGIVQGVVEWLPVSSQGNLSLFLTLVGTDPGVALQLALFLQVGTTLSAATYYREEIWVALESVPGWRPDQAYEGENALASYIVLASMMTGLVGIPLYIFAVDFAGQLTGGVFIGLIGVLLILTGVIQLRLESVSMGTREEPTLVDSILVGAVQGLAILPGISRSGMTTSALLFRSYEPPAAFRLSFLLSIPASLGAAALTMVGAGGLPGIAPVPAVVALVVSGIVGYLTIDALMRVVERVPFWAVCFGLGGLAIVGGTVVSVIV